From one Alicyclobacillus acidocaldarius subsp. acidocaldarius Tc-4-1 genomic stretch:
- a CDS encoding PaaI family thioesterase, with amino-acid sequence MYPGGNAEAATDASVRTFADLIGAKLVSADDDEVVAELVIQPHHWNLARIVHGGVYMSLLDSAMGLLVSLHYPNRPVVTTNLNIHFTEPASEGTLVCRAKFIHRARSTMTVEGRVYLGEDRLCAHATGSFRVLKLPS; translated from the coding sequence ATGTATCCAGGGGGAAATGCAGAAGCAGCGACGGACGCGAGCGTCCGCACGTTCGCCGATTTGATTGGGGCGAAACTGGTGAGCGCAGACGATGACGAAGTGGTGGCCGAGTTAGTCATCCAGCCGCATCACTGGAATCTGGCGCGCATCGTGCACGGAGGCGTGTACATGTCGCTGCTCGATTCGGCCATGGGGCTCCTCGTCAGCCTCCACTATCCGAACCGGCCCGTGGTGACGACGAACCTCAACATTCACTTCACGGAGCCTGCGAGCGAAGGTACGCTCGTCTGTAGAGCGAAGTTCATCCATCGAGCGCGAAGCACCATGACCGTGGAGGGGCGCGTGTACCTGGGAGAGGACAGGTTGTGCGCGCACGCCACGGGATCGTTTCGCGTCCTGAAGCTACCTTCTTGA
- a CDS encoding ribonucleoside-diphosphate reductase subunit alpha — translation MERTSEDERRVGRASHALEEWRDRVKTFTVEKRDGRIEPLSLDKIFAFLKRGCEAAEGCDPERLAADVWPQLRDGMRTSEIARVAIQAAVEKTSVAEPGWQFVAARLLLFDAYKQASRNRGYRHLGYGDFYQLIVELERIGRYGTYIRQHYSEDEIAELAAYIKPERDYLFNYVGLKQLLDRYTIRNLDNEIMELPQELFMGVSMHLAMKEKEKVAWAKRFYDMLSTLQATVATPTLSNARKPFHQLSSCFIDMPEDDLVSIYATDEAFARVSKFGGGMGIYVGKIRARGSAIRNHPGASGGVVPWIRNFNNTAVSCNQLGMRAGAAAVYLDVWHKDILDFLQLRTNNGDERMKAHDIFPGVCIPDLFMRRVEERGMWYLFCPYEVRKVMGFSLEDSWGEEFERRYQACVENPKLPRVEIPAIEIMKRIMQSAFETGTPFIFFRDTANRLNPNKHAGMVYCSNLCTEIIQNMSPSRRIEETEEGGIITTKTEAGDFVVCNLSSLNLGRCRDLDSIRETVRRQIRAMDNVIDLNHYPVPQAAVTNRKYRAVGLGVSGYHQYLAEKGIAWESEAHVKHADELFEWINFFAIEASMELAREKGPYPLFEGSDWQTGRYFDLRGYRTRPGGPDWDGLRRKVAEYGVRNAYLVAIAPTSSTSLIAGSTAGIDPVYARFFLEEKKNGVVPQTAPNLNDKTFWYYKEAHTIDQRWSIEACAARQRHADQSQSFNLYITPGISARQFLDLYLLAWKRGLKTVYYVRSKSVEVEDCVACTS, via the coding sequence ATGGAGCGGACGAGTGAGGATGAACGCCGTGTGGGGCGCGCGAGCCATGCGCTAGAGGAATGGCGCGATCGCGTCAAGACCTTCACAGTGGAAAAGCGAGATGGGCGGATCGAGCCGCTGTCTCTGGACAAAATCTTCGCATTTTTAAAGCGCGGCTGCGAAGCGGCCGAGGGATGCGATCCGGAACGCCTGGCGGCGGACGTGTGGCCTCAGCTCCGGGACGGCATGCGGACGTCGGAGATTGCGCGCGTCGCGATTCAAGCGGCGGTGGAAAAGACGAGCGTCGCCGAACCCGGGTGGCAGTTTGTCGCGGCTCGGTTGTTGCTCTTCGATGCGTACAAGCAAGCGTCGCGCAATCGGGGTTATCGTCATTTGGGTTACGGGGACTTTTATCAGTTGATTGTCGAGCTGGAGCGAATCGGGCGGTACGGCACGTACATACGACAGCACTACAGCGAGGACGAGATCGCCGAACTGGCCGCCTACATCAAGCCGGAGCGAGATTACCTGTTTAACTACGTGGGTCTGAAGCAACTGCTGGATCGGTACACCATTCGCAATCTGGACAACGAGATCATGGAACTGCCGCAAGAGTTGTTCATGGGCGTGTCCATGCACCTCGCCATGAAGGAAAAGGAGAAGGTCGCCTGGGCGAAGCGATTCTACGACATGCTGTCCACGCTGCAGGCCACGGTGGCCACGCCCACACTGAGCAACGCGCGCAAACCGTTCCACCAGCTGAGCTCTTGCTTCATCGACATGCCAGAGGACGATCTCGTCAGCATCTACGCCACAGACGAAGCCTTCGCGCGCGTCTCGAAGTTCGGCGGCGGGATGGGCATCTACGTGGGCAAGATCCGGGCTCGCGGATCGGCCATCCGCAATCATCCGGGGGCGTCGGGCGGCGTGGTGCCTTGGATCCGCAACTTCAACAACACGGCTGTAAGCTGCAACCAACTCGGTATGCGAGCCGGCGCGGCGGCCGTCTACCTCGACGTGTGGCACAAGGACATTCTGGACTTCCTGCAGCTGCGCACGAACAACGGCGACGAGCGGATGAAGGCGCACGACATCTTCCCGGGCGTGTGCATTCCGGACCTCTTCATGCGGCGCGTAGAGGAGCGCGGCATGTGGTACCTGTTCTGCCCGTACGAGGTCCGCAAGGTCATGGGCTTCTCGCTGGAAGACAGCTGGGGCGAAGAGTTCGAGCGGCGGTATCAGGCGTGCGTGGAGAATCCAAAGCTGCCGCGCGTGGAGATCCCGGCCATCGAAATCATGAAGCGGATCATGCAGTCCGCGTTCGAGACGGGAACGCCGTTCATCTTCTTCCGCGACACGGCCAATCGCCTCAACCCGAACAAGCACGCGGGCATGGTCTACTGCAGCAACTTGTGCACGGAGATCATTCAAAATATGAGCCCGTCGCGCAGAATCGAAGAGACGGAAGAGGGCGGGATCATCACCACGAAGACGGAGGCCGGTGATTTCGTCGTCTGCAACCTGTCCTCGCTGAACCTGGGGCGGTGCCGCGATCTCGACAGCATTCGCGAGACCGTGCGCCGGCAGATTCGCGCGATGGACAACGTGATCGACCTAAACCATTATCCGGTGCCCCAGGCCGCCGTCACAAACCGCAAGTATCGGGCGGTGGGCCTCGGCGTGAGCGGTTATCACCAATATCTCGCGGAGAAGGGCATCGCGTGGGAGTCGGAGGCCCACGTGAAACACGCCGACGAGCTGTTTGAGTGGATCAACTTCTTTGCCATCGAGGCGTCCATGGAGCTGGCGCGCGAAAAGGGGCCGTATCCGCTGTTCGAAGGCTCCGATTGGCAAACCGGGCGGTACTTCGATCTGCGCGGGTACCGGACGCGCCCAGGTGGTCCAGACTGGGACGGCCTGCGCCGCAAGGTGGCCGAGTACGGCGTGCGCAACGCGTATCTGGTGGCCATTGCGCCGACCAGCAGTACGAGCCTGATTGCGGGCAGCACGGCAGGCATCGATCCCGTGTACGCGCGCTTTTTCCTCGAGGAGAAGAAAAACGGCGTCGTACCTCAGACCGCGCCCAATCTGAACGACAAGACGTTCTGGTACTACAAGGAGGCGCACACCATCGATCAGCGCTGGAGCATCGAAGCGTGCGCGGCACGGCAGCGGCACGCGGATCAGAGCCAATCGTTCAATCTGTACATCACGCCAGGCATCAGCGCACGGCAGTTCCTGGATCTTTACCTGTTGGCGTGGAAGCGAGGCCTGAAGACCGTGTATTACGTCCGCAGCAAATCGGTGGAAGTTGAGGATTGCGTCGCGTGTACGTCATGA
- a CDS encoding ribonucleotide-diphosphate reductase subunit beta, producing the protein MQLKRTRLFNAEGDRDWGKRRIIGGNTTNMIELNNIKYEWAYKLYRAMMNNFWIPEEIPLADDARQYDLLSEDERRSYNKVLSFLIFMDSLLTHNLPNINEYITAPEVNLCLTVHAFQEAVHSQSYGYVLDSVVNPATRDQIYNEWRNDDHLLRRNQFITDLFEEFIENPTDRNLMKTIVANYILEGVYFYAGFGFFFVLGRQGKMLGTVSEIKFIQRDELTHLAIFRNLYHEIIRENPGIVTPDMEEEFVEMMRTAVQHEIAWGQYVTQGKIVGLTDALIDAYIKYLANLRLQSLNLPVLYPEIKEHPMPWMDSFAAINSHKTDFFEQRVTNYTKAGNLNWDDL; encoded by the coding sequence ATGCAACTGAAACGGACGAGGCTATTCAACGCAGAGGGCGATCGCGACTGGGGTAAGCGTCGAATTATCGGTGGGAATACCACCAACATGATTGAGCTCAACAACATCAAGTACGAGTGGGCCTACAAGCTTTATCGGGCCATGATGAACAACTTCTGGATTCCAGAAGAAATCCCCTTGGCCGACGACGCTCGCCAATACGATTTGCTGAGCGAGGACGAACGCAGGAGCTATAACAAGGTCCTGTCCTTTCTGATCTTCATGGACAGCCTGTTGACGCACAATCTACCGAATATCAACGAGTACATCACCGCGCCCGAGGTCAACCTGTGCCTCACCGTACATGCCTTCCAGGAGGCGGTGCATTCGCAGTCCTACGGCTACGTGCTGGATTCCGTCGTCAACCCGGCGACGCGAGACCAGATCTACAACGAATGGCGAAATGATGACCACCTGCTTCGGCGAAATCAGTTCATTACGGACCTGTTCGAGGAATTCATCGAGAACCCGACAGACCGGAATTTGATGAAGACCATCGTTGCCAACTACATCCTGGAGGGCGTGTACTTCTACGCGGGGTTCGGCTTTTTCTTCGTGCTGGGGCGCCAGGGCAAGATGCTCGGAACGGTTTCGGAGATCAAATTCATTCAACGAGACGAGCTGACGCATCTCGCGATTTTCCGCAACCTGTATCACGAGATCATCCGCGAAAACCCAGGCATCGTCACGCCCGACATGGAAGAAGAGTTCGTAGAGATGATGCGCACGGCCGTGCAGCACGAAATCGCGTGGGGACAGTACGTGACGCAAGGGAAGATCGTGGGACTGACCGACGCGCTCATCGACGCGTACATCAAATATCTCGCGAATCTGCGACTTCAGTCGCTGAACTTGCCCGTCCTTTACCCGGAAATCAAAGAGCATCCGATGCCGTGGATGGACAGCTTCGCTGCCATCAACTCGCACAAGACCGACTTCTTCGAACAGCGCGTGACCAACTACACGAAAGCTGGCAATCTCAACTGGGACGACCTATAA
- a CDS encoding APC family permease, translating to MRGHDWSWLHPVIICVIIAAVAYAMFNFGSVKRLVVGKPMRTRDLRESRNLLVWWMALPVLSADLYSSVAYGPEAGITELAGLGENAKWLILPITAMTVLLLIILITSYIMGVIAYPNGGGAYAISKDNFQRAWVPLLAASALMVDYVLTVAVSVASGIQNLASSYPVLQGHETSLSLLCVLIILLVNLRGISESSKVFAYPTYVFMACMLVMIGVGFWDELRHGFVQPHTPPFGVVPQGLTLMLLLKAFSSACSALTGVETISNAVPIFREGKNGAIKAYIALGLVTGVTLLGFAYHLYVRGISVNPNNTMLSQLAESYFGHGFMYQFIMWSTLVVLILAANSTFTGFPQVAALLATDGYLPRALRLRGDRLGYSNGMIVLAALASLLIEVFHAQTNNLIPLYAIGVFVAFTVAQLGLIKRWARVKGRLWRLKAGINAFGAFITALVSVIFAVTKFTSGAWIVLVVIPLMIYLAMKVHRHYQDVADELRIDLKVDRPQQHRIVSVVLVSGIHRVVLDTISFAMSSTPNVLALYIGFDDESIEKMEEKWEAWGNPCRLVTVKSEYRSLLQPLSKFIRRLETYEGGKPDHIQLFIAQFVPKKWWHNLLHNQTSLLIRAWMLRHKDVVVTTVPYHLKK from the coding sequence ATGCGTGGACATGACTGGTCCTGGTTGCATCCTGTCATTATCTGTGTCATCATCGCTGCGGTCGCCTATGCCATGTTTAACTTCGGCAGCGTGAAGCGGCTCGTGGTCGGCAAGCCGATGCGGACGCGCGATCTCCGCGAATCTCGCAACTTACTCGTCTGGTGGATGGCGCTGCCGGTGCTCTCCGCAGACCTGTACTCGTCGGTCGCGTACGGGCCGGAGGCGGGCATCACGGAACTGGCTGGCCTGGGGGAGAACGCGAAGTGGTTGATTCTGCCCATCACGGCCATGACGGTTCTGTTGCTGATCATTCTCATCACGTCTTATATCATGGGCGTGATTGCCTATCCGAACGGCGGCGGAGCGTACGCCATCAGCAAGGACAATTTCCAGCGTGCATGGGTTCCGCTGCTGGCGGCGAGCGCTTTGATGGTCGACTACGTGCTCACTGTCGCGGTGTCCGTCGCCTCGGGCATTCAGAACCTGGCGTCGTCGTATCCCGTTTTGCAAGGGCACGAGACATCGCTCTCGCTCTTGTGCGTGCTCATCATCCTGCTCGTCAACCTGCGCGGCATTTCAGAGTCGTCCAAGGTGTTCGCGTATCCGACGTACGTGTTCATGGCGTGCATGTTGGTGATGATTGGTGTCGGCTTCTGGGATGAGCTCCGCCATGGCTTTGTTCAGCCGCACACGCCGCCATTCGGCGTCGTGCCGCAGGGGCTGACCCTGATGCTGCTGCTCAAGGCGTTCAGTTCGGCTTGCTCGGCTCTGACGGGTGTCGAAACGATTTCGAACGCCGTCCCTATTTTTCGCGAGGGCAAGAACGGCGCCATCAAGGCATACATCGCCCTCGGCCTCGTGACGGGCGTCACGCTGCTCGGCTTCGCGTATCACCTGTACGTGAGAGGGATCAGCGTCAATCCGAACAACACGATGCTGTCTCAGTTGGCAGAAAGCTATTTCGGCCACGGCTTCATGTATCAATTCATCATGTGGAGCACGCTCGTCGTGCTGATCCTGGCCGCCAACTCGACCTTCACCGGCTTTCCGCAAGTGGCCGCCCTGCTCGCGACGGACGGGTATTTGCCCAGGGCACTTCGGCTGCGCGGCGACAGGCTGGGTTACTCGAACGGCATGATTGTGCTTGCGGCCCTGGCGTCGTTGTTGATCGAGGTCTTTCACGCGCAGACGAACAACCTGATTCCGCTCTATGCCATCGGCGTGTTCGTGGCGTTCACGGTGGCCCAACTGGGCCTCATCAAAAGGTGGGCGCGGGTCAAGGGGCGTCTGTGGCGCCTGAAGGCGGGCATCAACGCGTTTGGCGCGTTCATCACGGCTCTGGTGTCGGTCATCTTCGCGGTGACCAAGTTCACGAGCGGCGCTTGGATTGTTTTGGTTGTTATCCCGCTCATGATTTATCTGGCCATGAAGGTGCACAGGCATTATCAGGACGTCGCGGACGAGCTTCGCATCGATCTCAAGGTGGACCGCCCGCAACAACATCGCATCGTCTCTGTGGTCCTCGTTTCTGGCATTCACCGCGTGGTGCTCGACACGATTTCGTTTGCCATGAGTTCGACGCCGAACGTGCTCGCGCTGTACATCGGTTTCGACGACGAGTCCATTGAAAAGATGGAGGAGAAGTGGGAAGCGTGGGGCAATCCATGCCGGCTGGTGACGGTGAAGAGCGAATACCGCTCTCTGTTGCAGCCCTTGTCGAAGTTCATCCGGCGCCTTGAGACGTATGAAGGCGGCAAACCGGACCACATTCAGCTCTTCATCGCGCAATTCGTGCCCAAAAAGTGGTGGCACAATCTGCTTCACAACCAGACGTCTTTGCTCATTCGCGCGTGGATGTTGCGGCACAAGGATGTGGTTGTGACGACGGTGCCGTATCACCTGAAGAAGTGA